The following are from one region of the Littorina saxatilis isolate snail1 linkage group LG4, US_GU_Lsax_2.0, whole genome shotgun sequence genome:
- the LOC138965569 gene encoding PR domain zinc finger protein 14-like: MITGIDKILAVPQSSPGSASSSSAKASQPNLDTASLELPEGIAIVQTTFAGVVHHGVFCAKTVISRSTRYGPFKGRIVHTSEIKTHDDNSNMWEIFQDGKLSHFIDGRGAAGNWMTHVKCARYAQEQNLIAVQADGAIWYEACKDIPQGSELLVWYGDCYLQFMGVPVALKEMADGGAQEEADTSEGFQCDRCGKVFAYKYYRDKHLKYTRCVDQGDRKYPCTLCTRSFEKRDRLRIHILHVHEKHRPHKCMVCAKSFSQSSSLNKHMRVHSGERPYKCVYCNKAFTASSILRTHIRQHSGEKPFKCKHCGKAFASHAAHDSHVRRTHAKERTLACNVCGKTFSQPFELKFHMTSHLKQ, translated from the exons ATGATTACAGGTATAGACAAGATCCTAGCTGTTCCACAGTCATCACCAGGAAGTGCGTCATCGTCGTCAGCTAAAGCGTCACAGCCAAACCTGGACACTGCGTCACTGGAACTTCCAGAAG GTATTGCCATAGTTCAGACGACGTTCGCAGGGGTGGTGCACCATGGAGTGTTCTGCGCCAAGACGGTAATATCCAGAAGCACGAGGTACGGGCCTTTCAAGGGAAGAATCGTCCACACCAGCGAGATCAAGACACACGACGACAACTCCAACATGTGGGAG ATCTTTCAGGACGGCAAGCTCAGTCATTTTATCGACGGGCGAGGAGCCGCGGGCAACTGGATGACTCACGTCAAGTGTGCTCGATACGCTCAGGAACAGAACCTCATCGCCGTTCAG GCGGACGGAGCCATCTGGTACGAGGCGTGTAAAGACATACCGCAAGGCTCGGAGCTGTTGGTGTGGTACGGGGACTGCTACCTGCAGTTCATGGGGGTCCCGGTCGCCCTCAAAGAAATGGCGGACGGAGGGGCACAGGAGGAGGCAGACA CCAGTGAGGGGTTCCAGTGTGATAGGTGCGGCAAGGTGTTCGCCTACAAGTACTACCGCGACAAGCATCTGAAGTATACCCGCTGTGTGGACCAGGGCGACAGGAAGTACCCCTGCACCCTCTGTACAAG GTCTTTTGAGAAGAGGGATCGTCTACGTATTCACATTTTGCACGTGCATGAAAAACATCGTCCTCACAAGTGTATGGTGTGTGCAAAGTCCTTCAGCCAGTCCTCCAGTCTCAACAAACACATGCGG GTCCACAGCGGGGAAAGACCATACAAGTGTGTGTACTGCAACAAAGCCTTCACAGCATCCAGTATTCTTCGTACTCACATCAGGCAACACTCCGGCGAGAAGCCTTTTAAG tGCAAGCATTGTGGAAAAGCCTTCGCGTCCCACGCGGCACATGACAGTCACGTGAGACGCACGCACGCCAAAGAGAGGACGTTAGCGTGCAATGTGTGTGGAAAAACTTTCTCCCAGCCCTTCGAACTCAAGTTCCACATGACCTCCCATCTCAAGCAATGA